One window from the genome of Roseisolibacter agri encodes:
- a CDS encoding glucose-1-phosphate adenylyltransferase family protein yields MASRPRTLALVLAGGKGSRLGPLTQRRAKPALPFGGGYRMIDFPLTNCVHSGLSDVWVVEQYQPHALNDHLLNGRPWDLDRNQGGLRILPPFTGAHGEGFAGGNADALWRHRALLAESGADELVVLSADHVERVDLRDVLDAHREARASVTMVTTEVARDEASRFGVVHVAAGGRVQAFDYKPEHPPGDGARVTVTTEVFAYDLQHLLATLDALAAEVERRDDVPHLQDFGDHLLPALVREGRAHCVPHAGYWRDLGTPGSYWRGHMDLLGDEPALVVDDPAWPVRTAAAQLMPARVSRGAELADALLAPGAYVAGRVARSVLGPGAIVEAGAEVHDSVLLHGAVVRRGARVVRAVLDDGVEVGAGAVVGGAGEGDDAITVVGMGARVDAGERLAAGATRDAARRDAEPR; encoded by the coding sequence ATGGCGTCCCGCCCCCGTACGCTTGCCCTCGTCCTCGCCGGCGGCAAAGGCTCCCGCCTCGGCCCCCTCACGCAGCGCCGCGCGAAGCCCGCGCTGCCGTTCGGCGGCGGGTACCGCATGATCGACTTCCCGCTCACCAACTGCGTGCACAGCGGGCTGTCGGACGTGTGGGTGGTGGAGCAGTACCAGCCGCACGCGCTCAACGACCACCTGCTGAACGGGCGGCCGTGGGACCTCGATCGCAACCAGGGCGGGCTGCGGATCCTGCCGCCGTTCACGGGTGCGCACGGCGAGGGCTTCGCCGGCGGCAACGCCGACGCGCTCTGGCGGCACCGCGCGCTGCTCGCGGAGTCGGGCGCCGACGAGCTGGTGGTGCTGAGCGCGGACCACGTGGAGCGCGTGGACCTGCGCGACGTGCTGGACGCGCACCGCGAGGCGCGCGCCTCGGTGACGATGGTGACGACGGAGGTCGCGCGCGACGAGGCGTCGCGCTTCGGCGTCGTCCACGTGGCGGCGGGCGGGCGCGTGCAGGCGTTCGACTACAAGCCGGAGCATCCACCGGGCGACGGCGCGCGCGTCACCGTCACGACGGAGGTGTTCGCGTACGACCTGCAACACCTGCTCGCGACACTCGACGCGCTGGCGGCGGAGGTGGAGCGGCGCGACGACGTGCCGCACCTGCAGGACTTCGGCGACCACCTGCTGCCGGCGCTGGTGCGCGAGGGGCGCGCGCACTGCGTGCCGCACGCGGGCTACTGGCGCGACCTCGGCACGCCCGGCAGCTACTGGCGCGGCCACATGGACCTGCTGGGCGACGAGCCGGCGCTGGTGGTGGACGACCCCGCGTGGCCGGTGCGCACGGCCGCCGCGCAGCTCATGCCGGCGCGCGTGTCGCGCGGCGCGGAGCTGGCGGACGCGCTGCTCGCGCCGGGCGCGTACGTCGCGGGGCGCGTCGCGCGTTCGGTGCTGGGACCGGGCGCGATCGTCGAGGCGGGGGCCGAGGTGCACGACAGCGTGCTGCTGCACGGCGCGGTCGTGCGTCGGGGCGCGCGCGTCGTGCGCGCGGTGCTCGACGACGGCGTGGAGGTGGGCGCCGGCGCGGTGGTGGGCGGGGCGGGCGAGGGCGACGACGCGATCACGGTGGTGGGCATGGGCGCGCGCGTGGACGCCGGCGAGCGGCTGGCCGCGGGCGCCACGCGCGACGCCGCGCGGCGCGACGCGGAGCCGCGATGA
- a CDS encoding YfiT family bacillithiol transferase, whose amino-acid sequence MSDDLRYPIGNWSTPADDPAVMTALVDDIAAAPARLRAAISGLDASQLDTPYRDGGWTVRQVVHHVADSHMNAYVRVKKALTEPGTPIAAYEESLWATLPDSRLEPEVSLQLLDALHVRWVTTLRALAPEDWEKTYAHPEMGPVTLRTALGIYAWHGKHHTAHVTGLRERQGW is encoded by the coding sequence ATGAGCGACGACCTGCGCTACCCGATCGGCAACTGGAGCACGCCCGCCGACGACCCGGCGGTGATGACCGCGCTGGTGGACGACATCGCCGCGGCGCCGGCGAGGCTGCGCGCCGCGATCTCGGGCCTGGATGCGTCGCAGCTGGACACGCCCTACCGCGACGGCGGGTGGACGGTGCGGCAGGTCGTGCACCACGTGGCGGACAGCCACATGAACGCATACGTGCGCGTGAAGAAGGCGCTCACGGAGCCGGGGACGCCGATCGCCGCGTATGAAGAGTCGCTGTGGGCGACGCTGCCCGATTCGCGGCTCGAGCCCGAGGTGTCGCTGCAGCTGCTCGACGCGCTGCACGTGCGCTGGGTGACGACGCTGCGCGCGCTCGCGCCCGAGGACTGGGAGAAGACCTACGCCCACCCGGAGATGGGCCCGGTCACGCTGCGCACGGCGCTGGGGATCTACGCGTGGCACGGGAAGCACCACACGGCGCACGTCACCGGCCTCCGCGAACGGCAGGGATGGTAG
- a CDS encoding sensor histidine kinase, with protein sequence MQTDTVPSVIPPLDYAPTLLTWSLLAGGVVIGAGIALAAWWGVRNARHARVLAAAGGQLVVLRAPDGTCESMAVPARMATLFVTAPQAGNPLPPWRPEMAEAMERLAERARTTDADAMAVECNAAGFRLRLVGLRAGDGTSLIVSVAEAGPDAARVNRLEAAALLSGGLAHDLRNILNTLVLHAEVGTDHATNPQRVTSHLDRMRLGAMRAADLVGLLRRHLRDEQPPDHPTPVVMADAVREVVELLRPGFPRKLVVDTDDLSPDAIVLAPDPVQVHQLVLNLVLNAAQVLEKHPAPRLRVEVAVDEEAEGAATAVLVVEDNGPGMPPEVRARCFEPYFTTKALQSGTGLGLAVVRTIATDVLHGSVRASESDTGGARFEVRVPCAPRPAALPASDGDVPLLHA encoded by the coding sequence ATGCAGACGGACACGGTCCCCAGCGTCATCCCGCCGCTCGACTACGCACCGACCCTGCTCACCTGGTCGCTGCTGGCCGGCGGCGTGGTGATCGGCGCCGGCATCGCGCTCGCGGCCTGGTGGGGCGTGCGCAACGCGCGTCACGCCCGCGTGCTGGCCGCTGCCGGTGGACAGCTGGTGGTGCTGCGTGCCCCCGACGGCACCTGCGAGTCGATGGCCGTGCCCGCGCGCATGGCGACGCTCTTCGTCACCGCGCCGCAGGCCGGCAATCCGCTGCCGCCATGGCGCCCCGAGATGGCCGAGGCGATGGAGCGGCTGGCCGAGCGCGCGCGCACCACGGACGCGGACGCGATGGCCGTCGAGTGCAACGCCGCCGGCTTCCGCCTGCGCCTCGTGGGCCTGCGGGCGGGCGACGGCACGAGCCTCATCGTCAGCGTGGCCGAAGCGGGCCCCGACGCGGCGCGCGTGAACCGGCTCGAGGCGGCGGCGCTGCTGAGCGGCGGCCTCGCGCACGACCTGCGCAACATCCTCAACACGCTCGTGCTGCACGCCGAGGTGGGGACGGACCACGCGACGAACCCGCAGCGCGTGACGTCGCACCTCGACCGCATGCGCCTGGGCGCGATGCGCGCGGCCGACCTGGTGGGGCTGCTGCGCCGCCACCTGCGCGACGAGCAGCCGCCCGACCACCCGACGCCGGTGGTGATGGCCGACGCGGTGCGCGAGGTCGTGGAGCTGCTGCGCCCCGGCTTCCCGCGCAAGCTCGTGGTGGACACCGACGACCTGTCGCCCGACGCGATCGTGCTCGCGCCCGATCCGGTGCAGGTGCACCAGCTGGTGCTGAACCTCGTGCTGAACGCGGCGCAGGTGCTGGAGAAGCATCCCGCGCCGCGGCTGCGCGTCGAGGTGGCGGTGGACGAGGAGGCCGAGGGCGCCGCGACGGCCGTGCTGGTGGTCGAGGACAACGGCCCCGGCATGCCGCCCGAGGTGCGCGCGCGCTGCTTCGAGCCCTACTTCACGACCAAGGCGCTGCAGTCCGGCACGGGGCTCGGCCTGGCGGTGGTGCGCACGATCGCCACCGACGTGCTGCACGGCTCCGTGCGCGCGAGCGAGTCGGACACGGGCGGCGCGCGCTTCGAGGTCCGCGTGCCGTGCGCGCCCCGCCCCGCCGCGCTCCCGGCGTCCGACGGCGACGTCCCCCTACTCCACGCCTGA
- a CDS encoding DUF6929 family protein: MMLHATHDPRLVARLGRRVALRYSDGADEALDRPAHVRAGSGLARVGDRLVVVQDDAAFLALVDPATGLACAVTLPADDDGRRQFSTARGNKDRKYDLEACVALPADDGGVRVLAFGSGSTPRRERVLVATFPDGAPDPARADVRFIDAAPLYAALRDAPGFAGSELNVEGAVVAGDRVRLFGRGNGAVRDGRAPVSATGDVARDALLAFLLHGGPVPPIDAVRPYALGDVEGATLAFTDAARLADGTILYAAAAERSPNTYDDGEVTGSALGLIAPDGSARWTPVLDASGAPFRGKVEGVLPRTADGSSLWLVTDADDPDAPTELHEATLQGVPGV; the protein is encoded by the coding sequence ATGATGCTGCACGCGACGCACGATCCGCGGCTCGTGGCGCGCCTCGGCCGCCGCGTCGCGCTGCGCTACTCCGACGGCGCCGACGAGGCGCTCGACCGCCCCGCGCACGTGCGCGCGGGCTCGGGGCTGGCGCGCGTGGGCGACCGGCTGGTCGTGGTGCAGGACGACGCGGCGTTCCTCGCGCTCGTCGATCCGGCCACGGGGCTCGCGTGCGCGGTGACGCTCCCTGCCGACGACGACGGGCGCCGCCAGTTCTCCACCGCGCGCGGCAACAAGGACCGCAAGTACGACCTCGAGGCGTGCGTCGCGCTGCCCGCGGACGACGGCGGCGTGCGCGTGCTCGCGTTCGGGTCGGGCTCCACGCCGCGGCGTGAGCGCGTGCTGGTGGCGACGTTCCCCGATGGCGCCCCCGATCCCGCGCGGGCCGACGTGCGCTTCATCGACGCGGCGCCGCTCTACGCCGCGCTGCGCGACGCGCCGGGGTTCGCGGGCAGTGAGCTGAACGTCGAGGGCGCGGTGGTGGCGGGCGACCGCGTGCGCCTGTTCGGCCGCGGCAACGGCGCCGTGCGCGACGGCAGGGCGCCCGTGAGCGCCACCGGCGACGTCGCGCGCGACGCGCTGCTCGCGTTCCTCCTGCACGGCGGTCCCGTGCCGCCGATCGACGCGGTGCGGCCGTACGCGCTCGGCGACGTCGAGGGGGCGACGCTCGCGTTCACCGACGCCGCGCGGCTCGCCGACGGCACGATCCTCTACGCCGCGGCGGCCGAGCGCTCGCCGAACACGTACGACGACGGCGAGGTGACGGGATCGGCGCTCGGCCTCATCGCGCCGGACGGGAGCGCGCGGTGGACGCCGGTGCTCGACGCGAGCGGCGCGCCCTTCCGCGGCAAGGTCGAGGGGGTGCTGCCCCGCACGGCCGACGGCTCGTCGCTCTGGCTGGTGACGGACGCCGACGACCCGGACGCTCCGACGGAGCTGCACGAGGCGACGCTGCAGGGCGTCCCGGGCGTGTAA